A single genomic interval of Alistipes provencensis harbors:
- a CDS encoding FISUMP domain-containing protein yields MKKQICWAVATVLFFCSCTDNYRVRVDETNIALQAPAAGAVFDLNDLGDDYRFGWDPDGGEYALVLSKSPYLLNPYVIEAGSTGSYTADYQALDQQLALFGLKAGESAQLYWSVKPADNLAIASSEIRPLAVRRLVSKLEAPEDRFRLALSYDEPDTPCEFAWDAEGLSETESCELIFSSGPQFEAAKTAVFDANGSRKATLTHEQLQTLIGKLALDPFNLNTVYWNVRIKSDGTWVSLAPATLLLDGMPIYTDPRDGEVYRVVKLIYSDGEEVVWFADNYRGSRFTDGSDLGPDDVRWPSAEELRDAQNGNPVPEDRIAEYQHVYGGHYRFDIRNDIAPEGWHLATNEEFVKLFNEAALADGGVVVLKDPVFYSGGITSTDTHVNAWKMNMTAAGRYLEWGSYIEFNKKYANFHIATLPEHMRGKTNVTLLHDGGAQLWYPEQTLYAPVRFVYGNP; encoded by the coding sequence ATGAAAAAACAGATATGCTGGGCAGTCGCCACAGTCCTCTTTTTCTGCAGCTGCACCGACAACTACCGTGTCCGGGTGGACGAAACGAACATCGCTCTGCAGGCGCCTGCCGCCGGAGCCGTGTTCGACCTGAACGACCTCGGCGACGACTATCGCTTCGGCTGGGACCCCGACGGCGGGGAGTATGCGCTCGTGCTGAGCAAAAGTCCCTACCTGCTCAATCCCTATGTCATCGAAGCCGGCAGTACGGGCAGCTATACGGCCGATTATCAGGCTTTGGATCAGCAACTGGCTCTCTTCGGGCTCAAAGCCGGAGAGTCGGCACAGCTCTACTGGTCGGTGAAGCCCGCGGACAACCTTGCCATCGCCTCCTCGGAAATCCGCCCGCTGGCGGTGCGGCGTCTCGTATCGAAACTCGAAGCCCCTGAAGACCGCTTCCGGCTGGCCCTGAGCTACGACGAACCGGACACACCCTGCGAATTTGCATGGGATGCAGAGGGACTCTCCGAAACGGAGTCCTGCGAGTTGATCTTCTCCTCCGGACCGCAGTTCGAAGCGGCGAAAACCGCAGTGTTCGATGCCAACGGTTCCCGTAAAGCCACATTGACCCACGAACAGTTGCAGACGCTCATCGGCAAACTGGCCCTCGACCCCTTCAATCTCAACACCGTCTATTGGAACGTGCGCATCAAATCCGACGGGACATGGGTTTCGCTCGCCCCGGCGACACTGCTGCTCGACGGCATGCCGATCTACACCGACCCGCGCGACGGCGAGGTCTACCGGGTCGTGAAACTGATTTACAGCGACGGGGAAGAAGTGGTCTGGTTCGCGGATAACTACCGGGGCTCCAGATTCACGGACGGCAGCGACCTCGGGCCCGACGACGTCCGGTGGCCCTCCGCCGAGGAACTGCGGGATGCGCAGAACGGCAATCCGGTGCCGGAAGACCGCATCGCGGAATACCAGCACGTCTACGGCGGCCACTACCGCTTCGACATCCGTAACGACATCGCCCCCGAAGGGTGGCATCTGGCGACCAACGAGGAGTTCGTCAAGTTGTTCAACGAAGCCGCTCTGGCCGACGGCGGGGTAGTCGTTCTGAAAGACCCCGTCTTCTACTCGGGCGGGATCACAAGCACCGATACCCATGTCAACGCGTGGAAGATGAACATGACCGCGGCCGGGCGCTATCTGGAATGGGGCTCCTATATTGAGTTCAACAAGAAATACGCCAATTTCCACATTGCGACGCTGCCCGAACACATGCGCGGCAAGACCAACGTCACCCTGCTCCACGACGGCGGCGCCCAACTGTGGTACCCCGAGCAGACACTCTACGCTCCGGTGCGCTTCGTCTACGGCAATCCCTGA